GCCCCTTGCCGGGGAAATGGCGCGGTCCCGGTCCAATGCCGCATTCGGGGATATGCACGGCCCGGATCCCAGGCTGCTTCAGCACCATGTACCTGACCAGCTGCTCGGCATGCGGGATCGCGGCCTTGCCGTTCCGGATGCCCGCCGCCCCTCCGACCAGGCCCAGATAGTCGTCCTGTCCGCCACGATGCGAGGCAAGCCGCGCATTCGGCACCCATCCCCCCGAGACGGCCAGCGCATCGCAATCCAGCCTGGTCCCGTCGCCAAGCGTGATCTGCGAGATTCCAAGCCGCCCCCGGGTTCCGGCAACGTAATGCCCGGTCCGCGCAATGCCCCGCAACGCCTCCGGCGGAGAGATGCTCTGCCTCGGATCGATGACCGCGACCAGGTTGACGCCGCGCTGTTGAAGGGACAGGGCGACCGACCAGCCGCTGTCATTATTGGTGAAGACGGCAACATGCCTGCCGATGGCGACATCATGGCGCAGAGCGTAGCGCTCGGCAGCGCTGGCCAGCATGATGCCCGGACGGTCATTGCCGGGAAAGACCAGCGATTGCTCATAGGCGCCTGTCGCCAGGATCGCGTGAAGGGGATGGATATGCCAGAGCGTTTCACGATGGCGATCAGGAACGGAGGCCGGATCTCCCCATGTCCGGGCGGCGAAGACCGGGCCGTCATAATGGCCGAAAACACATGTGCGCCGCATGATCGTGACATTCGGTAGAGCCTCCAGCCCGGCGGCGGCCGGGCCGAGGGTGAAGTCCTGCTCGGCGATAACGACCTCCAGACCAGCCTCGGCGGCGATCCGGGCAGCGGCCGCCCCGGCCTCGCCCGCGCCGACCACCAGCAGATCGCAATCGCGCCAGGCCGTACGGTAACGATGGCCGTCCGCCGCGCCCGACAGCGAACCCAGCCCCGCCGCCCGCCGGATCACCGGCTCATAGACCCGTTCCCAGAAGGCGCGTGGCCACATGAAGGTCTTGTAATAGAACCCCGCCCCGAGCAGCGGCGAAAGGGTGTCGTTGATCGCCAGCAGATCAAAGCGCAGCGAGCCCAAGCGGTTCTGCGAACCCGTCACCATGCCGTCATGCAGTTCCAGCGTCGCGGCATTGGTATTGGGCGTCCGGAATTCCCCTTCGCCGATGGTCACCAGCGCGTTCGGTTCGCTTTCACCCGCGGTAAAGATGCCGCGCGGGCGGTGATACTTGAAGGACCGACCGACCAGGAGCCGGCCATTGGCCAGCAGGGCCGAGGCCAGCGTGTCTCCCCTGCGCCCCTTCAGGATTCTCCCGTCGAAGCTGAAGGACAGATCGCCCGTTTCGCCGCCAAGCCGATATGCGCTCATCACGCCCTCCTCCCGGCTGGTCGCGCATCCGCATATTCGACCGCGAGGATCTCATGCGTGCATGTGTCGCGGGTGACGATCAGCCATGACTGATCGCCATATTCATGGAACCACAGCTCGCGATGCGCCCCCGCCGGGTTGTCGCGCAAATAGAGATAATCGCAGAAATTCCCGTGATCCGCCGAGGTCTGTGGCCGCTCGCACAGGCAGGCATCCCCCAGATAGGTGAATTCCTCGATATCACGCAGACCGAGATCGGGATGGGGAATGCGCATTTCAAATCTCCCGGATGATGACGGGTTCAGGCTTGGGCATGACGCGCCCTTTCTTCTTCATGCAAGTATCCCGGGGGTCCGGGGGCAGCGCCCCCGGCCATCGCGGGACGCGGATCATCACGATTTCCATGTCATCACCACGGGCTCTAATGCAGGTTCGGCCAGGGCCCCGCCCCGGCCTCGTCGATCAAGTGGCCGCGATGGAAGCGGTCCAGCCGGAAGGCGGCGATCTCGGGTCGGGGCTCGCCACTGACGATCAGCCGGGCAAAACAATCCCCGGCGCCGGGGATCGACTTGAACCCGCCATAGCACCAGCCGCCATTGAGAAACATGCCCTCGACCGGCAACCGGTCGATGATCGGAGAGCCGTCCATGGTCATGTCCATGATCCCGCCCCATGAGCGCAGCAGCCGCGCCCGACCGATGGCCGGCATCAGCGCCATCGCGCCCGCGCAGACATGCCGGACCATGGGCAGGTTGCCGCGCTGCGCATAGGAATTATAGCCATCCAGATCGCCGCCAAAGACCAGCCCGCCCTTGTCCGACTGGCTGATATAGAAATGCCCGGCCCCAAAGCCGATCACGTCGTCGATGAAGGGTTTCAGCCCCTCGCTGACGAAGGCCTGCAGAACATGGCTCTCGATAGGCAGGCGCAGCCCAGCCATGGCGGCGAGACGGCCGGACGATCCGGCGACGCAGATCGCCGTCTTGTCCGCCGCGA
This region of Paracoccus saliphilus genomic DNA includes:
- a CDS encoding sarcosine oxidase subunit delta codes for the protein MRIPHPDLGLRDIEEFTYLGDACLCERPQTSADHGNFCDYLYLRDNPAGAHRELWFHEYGDQSWLIVTRDTCTHEILAVEYADARPAGRRA